In Gulosibacter molinativorax, a single window of DNA contains:
- a CDS encoding multifunctional oxoglutarate decarboxylase/oxoglutarate dehydrogenase thiamine pyrophosphate-binding subunit/dihydrolipoyllysine-residue succinyltransferase subunit produces the protein MPDYGANDWLVAEMYAKFQEDKNSVDEAWWPTLERYDAAQKQQRNGTTTATQVKAPPAPPAAPTGEPGKTQAKTTARPARQQPIPAEAPTAKKESAPERQATVEPLKGMSKAIAKNMDISLEIPTATSYREIPAKLMIDNRIVINNHLRRTRGGKISFTHMLGYAIVQALKMFPSQNVYYDIVDGKPTMVTPAHINLGIAIDVSNKDGSRGLVVPSIKQAEDMNFREFVDAYEQLIAKGRKGTLTAADHGGATISLTNPGGIGTVQSAPRLTKGQGAIIGAGALDYPSAFQGMAQETIDQMAISKRMTVSSTYDHRVIQGAGSGEFLKIVSELLTGGHNFYEEIFSSLRIPYRPIKWSKDVHVDLASAVNKTARVQQVINMYRVRGHMMADIDPLEYVQRTHPDLEIESHGLTFWDLEREFVTAGFGTKRMMKLRDILGILRDTYCRTIGIEYMHIQDPGQRAWFQSELEHPYVPPTHEEQLRILRKLNEAEAFETFLQTKYVGQKRFSLEGSESVIALLDQIAADATEAELSEVAIGMAHRGRLNVLTNIAGKTYNQVFREFEGAKAGKVTGTGDVKYHLGIEGTYTAPDGREMPIYLAANPSHLEAVDGVLEGIVRGKQDRYGERNYSVLPVLVHGDAAMSGQGIVYETLQMSQLRGYRTGGTIHVIINNQVGFTTTPQDGRTSMYASDVAKAIQAPIFHVNGDDPEAVARVGQLAFKYRQEFNSDVVIDLVSYRRRGHNEGDDASMTQPLMFDLIEAKRSVRRIYADNLVGRGDLSIEEYETAQAEFHGELEKAFAETHNAHTESITAAELSTVGSRESQIASVPETTGVNRELVEAIGDAHQNVPEGFTVHPKLQRVLDARFRMTREGGIDWAFGELLALGSLLTEGTPVRFSGQDSRRGTFTQRHALLHDRLTDQNWLPLQNIQDNQARFSIYDSLLSEYAVLGFEYGYSVERPDALVLWEAQFGDFVNGAQTIIDEFISSGEQKWSQHSSVVMLLPHGYEGQGPDHSSGRIERFLTLAAQDNMTVSMPSTPANYFHLLRRQAYARPRKPLVVFTPKSMLRLRGATSFVEDFTSGRFRPVLDDTRITDTAAVRRVVIHSGKLHYDLKQQLEKNGDTSIALVRLEQYYPLPLEELQGVLARYPNAELVWAQEEPANQGAWPFLQSSLLPHLDRPVRGVTRPEASAPSVGTMKAHQQQQADVISAAIS, from the coding sequence ATGCCTGACTACGGAGCCAATGACTGGCTCGTAGCGGAGATGTACGCGAAGTTCCAAGAGGACAAAAACAGCGTTGATGAGGCCTGGTGGCCCACCCTCGAACGCTACGACGCTGCACAAAAACAGCAGCGAAACGGGACCACCACGGCAACACAGGTGAAGGCGCCGCCGGCACCGCCCGCGGCCCCTACGGGAGAGCCAGGCAAGACGCAGGCGAAGACGACGGCACGGCCGGCCCGCCAGCAGCCCATCCCCGCCGAGGCACCGACCGCGAAGAAGGAATCGGCACCCGAGCGCCAGGCCACAGTCGAACCGCTCAAGGGCATGTCGAAGGCCATCGCCAAGAACATGGACATCTCGCTCGAGATTCCGACGGCGACGAGCTACCGCGAGATTCCCGCGAAGCTGATGATCGACAACCGCATCGTCATCAACAACCACCTGCGCCGCACCCGCGGTGGCAAGATCTCGTTCACCCACATGCTCGGGTACGCGATCGTGCAGGCGCTCAAGATGTTCCCGAGCCAGAACGTCTACTACGACATCGTCGACGGCAAGCCGACCATGGTCACCCCGGCGCACATCAACCTCGGCATCGCGATCGACGTCTCGAATAAGGACGGTTCGCGCGGCCTCGTCGTCCCCAGCATCAAGCAGGCGGAGGACATGAACTTCCGCGAGTTCGTGGATGCGTACGAGCAGCTCATCGCGAAGGGCCGCAAGGGCACACTCACCGCCGCAGACCACGGCGGCGCCACGATCTCGCTCACCAACCCCGGTGGCATCGGTACCGTGCAGTCGGCGCCGCGCCTCACCAAGGGTCAGGGTGCGATCATCGGTGCCGGCGCGCTCGACTACCCGTCGGCGTTCCAGGGTATGGCGCAGGAGACCATCGACCAGATGGCGATCTCGAAGCGCATGACCGTGTCATCGACCTACGACCACCGCGTGATTCAGGGCGCGGGTTCGGGCGAGTTCCTCAAGATCGTCTCGGAGCTCCTCACCGGCGGACACAACTTCTACGAGGAAATCTTCTCCTCGCTGCGCATCCCCTACCGCCCGATCAAGTGGTCGAAGGACGTCCACGTCGACCTCGCCTCGGCGGTCAACAAGACCGCGCGCGTGCAGCAGGTCATCAACATGTACCGCGTCCGCGGTCACATGATGGCGGACATCGATCCCCTCGAGTACGTGCAGCGCACGCACCCGGACCTCGAGATCGAGTCGCACGGCCTGACCTTCTGGGACCTCGAGCGCGAGTTCGTCACCGCGGGCTTCGGCACGAAGCGCATGATGAAGCTGCGCGACATCCTCGGTATCCTGCGCGACACGTACTGCCGCACGATCGGCATCGAGTACATGCACATCCAGGACCCGGGCCAGCGCGCCTGGTTCCAGTCTGAGCTCGAGCACCCCTACGTTCCCCCGACGCACGAAGAGCAGCTGCGCATCCTGCGCAAGCTCAACGAGGCCGAGGCCTTCGAGACCTTCCTGCAGACCAAGTACGTCGGTCAGAAGCGTTTCTCGCTGGAGGGCTCGGAGTCGGTCATCGCGCTGCTCGACCAGATCGCAGCGGATGCGACCGAGGCCGAGCTTTCCGAGGTCGCGATCGGCATGGCCCACCGCGGCCGCCTCAACGTCCTCACGAACATCGCCGGGAAGACCTACAACCAGGTCTTCCGCGAGTTCGAGGGCGCCAAGGCCGGCAAGGTCACGGGTACCGGTGACGTCAAGTACCACCTCGGTATCGAGGGTACGTACACGGCCCCCGACGGCCGCGAGATGCCGATCTACCTCGCCGCGAACCCCTCGCACCTCGAAGCGGTCGACGGTGTGCTCGAAGGTATCGTCCGCGGTAAGCAGGACCGCTACGGCGAGCGCAACTACTCGGTGCTTCCCGTCCTCGTGCACGGCGACGCCGCGATGTCCGGCCAGGGTATCGTCTACGAGACCCTGCAGATGTCGCAGCTGCGCGGCTACCGCACCGGCGGCACGATCCACGTGATCATCAACAACCAGGTCGGATTCACGACGACGCCGCAGGACGGCCGCACCTCGATGTACGCGTCGGATGTCGCCAAGGCGATTCAGGCGCCGATCTTCCACGTGAACGGTGACGACCCCGAGGCGGTCGCCCGCGTCGGCCAGCTGGCGTTCAAGTACCGCCAGGAGTTCAACAGCGACGTCGTGATCGACCTCGTGTCCTACCGCCGCCGCGGCCACAACGAGGGCGACGACGCGTCGATGACGCAGCCGCTCATGTTCGACCTCATCGAGGCGAAGCGCTCGGTGCGTCGCATCTACGCCGACAACCTCGTCGGCCGTGGCGACCTGTCGATCGAAGAGTACGAGACGGCGCAGGCCGAGTTCCACGGCGAACTCGAGAAGGCTTTCGCCGAAACGCACAACGCGCACACCGAGTCCATCACGGCGGCCGAGCTGTCGACGGTCGGTTCGCGCGAATCGCAGATCGCATCCGTGCCCGAGACCACCGGCGTCAACCGCGAACTCGTCGAGGCGATCGGCGACGCGCACCAGAACGTGCCCGAGGGCTTTACGGTGCACCCGAAGCTGCAGCGCGTCTTGGATGCGCGGTTCCGGATGACCCGCGAGGGCGGGATCGACTGGGCCTTCGGCGAGTTGCTCGCGCTCGGTTCGCTACTGACCGAGGGCACGCCCGTGCGGTTCTCCGGTCAGGACTCGCGCCGCGGTACCTTCACGCAGCGCCACGCGCTGCTGCACGACCGCCTCACCGACCAGAACTGGCTGCCGCTGCAGAACATCCAGGACAACCAGGCGCGCTTCTCGATCTACGACTCGCTCTTGAGCGAGTACGCCGTGCTCGGCTTCGAGTATGGGTACTCGGTCGAGCGTCCGGATGCACTCGTGCTCTGGGAGGCGCAGTTCGGTGACTTCGTCAACGGCGCGCAGACCATCATCGACGAGTTCATCTCGTCCGGCGAGCAGAAGTGGTCGCAGCACTCGAGCGTCGTCATGCTGCTCCCCCACGGCTACGAGGGCCAGGGCCCCGACCACTCGTCCGGCCGGATCGAGCGCTTCCTGACGCTCGCCGCGCAGGACAACATGACGGTGTCGATGCCGTCCACCCCGGCGAACTACTTCCACCTGCTTCGCCGTCAGGCGTACGCGCGCCCGCGCAAGCCGCTCGTGGTGTTCACCCCGAAGTCGATGCTGCGTCTGCGCGGCGCGACCTCGTTCGTGGAAGACTTCACCTCGGGTCGCTTCCGCCCGGTCCTCGACGACACGCGCATCACGGATACCGCAGCCGTGCGCCGCGTCGTAATCCACTCGGGCAAGCTGCACTACGACCTCAAGCAGCAGCTTGAGAAGAACGGTGACACCTCGATCGCGCTCGTGCGCCTCGAGCAGTACTACCCGCTGCCCCTCGAGGAGCTGCAGGGCGTACTGGCCCGCTACCCGAACGCCGAGCTCGTCTGGGCGCAGGAAGAGCCGGCGAACCAGGGCGCGTGGCCGTTCCTGCAGTCGTCGCTCCTGCCGCACCTCGACCGTCCGGTGCGCGGCGTGACCCGTCCCGAGGCCTCCGCGCCTTCGGTCGGCACGATGAAGGCACACCAGCAGCAGCAGGCGGATGTGATCAGCGCCGCGATCAGCTAG
- a CDS encoding zf-HC2 domain-containing protein, whose translation MSDCGCDKAKDGLEDYLRNEVAADFRAEIEEHLKGCEECSSEAHIHTVLTEVVRRTCNSEAAPTDLHERVRIALRATSH comes from the coding sequence GTGAGCGACTGCGGTTGCGATAAAGCCAAGGACGGACTCGAGGACTATCTGCGCAACGAAGTTGCCGCGGACTTCCGGGCCGAAATTGAAGAGCACCTCAAGGGGTGCGAGGAGTGCTCGAGCGAAGCACACATCCACACGGTTCTGACCGAGGTCGTGCGACGCACGTGCAATAGCGAGGCTGCGCCCACTGATCTGCACGAGCGGGTTCGCATAGCCCTGCGTGCGACCAGTCACTAG
- a CDS encoding sigma-70 family RNA polymerase sigma factor, with translation MNASETRNAEYTDDELAALFEEQAMPLLDQLYGHAMRMTRNPADAQDLVQETYTKAFQSFRSFRQGTNLRAWLYRIQTNLYINQYRKAQREPYPNALEDLEDWQLGGATSYTADSSARSAEAEAFDNLPSDAVKDALADLSDEFRMVVLLADVQGFSYKEIAEIMDTPVGTVMSRLHRGRKLLREKLQDYATEYGIGVEKEEDK, from the coding sequence ATGAACGCTTCCGAGACTCGCAACGCGGAATACACTGACGACGAACTGGCTGCCCTCTTCGAGGAGCAGGCCATGCCGCTCCTCGATCAGCTGTACGGTCACGCGATGCGAATGACACGCAACCCGGCAGACGCACAGGACCTCGTGCAGGAGACCTATACAAAGGCTTTTCAGTCGTTTAGGTCATTCCGCCAAGGCACCAACTTGCGCGCCTGGTTGTATCGCATCCAGACCAACCTGTACATCAATCAGTACCGCAAGGCACAGCGCGAACCGTATCCGAACGCGCTGGAGGACCTCGAGGACTGGCAGCTGGGCGGCGCGACTTCATACACCGCCGACTCGTCTGCCCGCTCTGCCGAGGCCGAGGCGTTCGACAACCTTCCGTCGGATGCGGTGAAGGATGCGCTGGCCGACCTCTCGGACGAGTTCCGGATGGTCGTGCTGCTCGCGGACGTACAGGGGTTCTCCTACAAGGAAATTGCCGAAATTATGGACACCCCGGTGGGCACAGTGATGAGTCGCCTACACCGTGGTCGCAAGCTCCTGCGCGAAAAGCTGCAGGACTACGCGACCGAGTACGGCATCGGAGTCGAGAAGGAGGAAGACAAGTGA
- the aroA gene encoding 3-phosphoshikimate 1-carboxyvinyltransferase, with protein MEIFNYSGPDFDIYGDQQSDPLVLDDGPWPAPVATEPLDVEVEVPGSKSITNRELVLSALANAPSTLRHPLHARDTQLMSEAVRQLGATVDEEDGGGRYGPNWVITPAEELEGGVTIDCGLAGNVMRFVPPMASLALGPVTFDGDKAAQKRPMSGTIQALRDLGVDVNDDGRGRLPFSMYGTGAVEGGELEIDASASSQFVSGLLLSAPRFEKGLTLRHTGSSVPSLPHIEMTLESLRNRGVDARMIDERTWGVEPGPISGIDMTIEPDLSNAAPFMLATVVAGGEVRIPNWPDETTQVGDLLREILPKFGAQVSVAADGLLTCRVERGIIQGGSFEGFTMDFADAGGELVPNIAAVCAFASSESRLTGIGHLRGHETDRVKALATELTAVGSDVDELDEALVIRPAQLHGAEWKCYADHRMATSGALVGLAVEGIALDDVQSTSKTLPQFVELWEGMLAGDTSAPVEVDAPTNGFLTTEL; from the coding sequence ATGGAGATCTTCAATTATTCCGGTCCCGACTTCGACATCTACGGCGATCAGCAGTCTGACCCGCTTGTTCTTGACGACGGCCCCTGGCCCGCACCGGTTGCGACCGAGCCGCTCGACGTCGAGGTCGAGGTTCCCGGTTCGAAGTCGATCACCAACCGCGAACTCGTGCTCTCGGCGCTTGCCAACGCTCCCTCCACGCTGCGACACCCGTTGCACGCGCGCGACACGCAGCTCATGAGCGAGGCAGTCCGCCAGCTCGGCGCCACGGTTGACGAGGAAGACGGCGGCGGCCGCTACGGCCCCAACTGGGTCATCACTCCCGCCGAGGAACTCGAGGGCGGCGTCACGATCGACTGCGGCCTCGCCGGCAACGTGATGCGCTTCGTGCCGCCCATGGCCTCGCTCGCGCTCGGCCCAGTGACGTTTGACGGCGACAAGGCCGCCCAGAAGCGCCCCATGTCGGGCACAATCCAGGCCCTGCGCGATCTCGGCGTCGACGTGAACGACGATGGTCGCGGTCGCCTCCCGTTCTCGATGTATGGCACCGGCGCCGTCGAGGGCGGCGAACTCGAGATCGATGCCTCCGCATCCAGCCAGTTCGTCTCGGGGCTCCTGCTTTCCGCCCCGCGTTTCGAAAAGGGCCTCACGCTTCGCCACACCGGCAGCTCGGTGCCGTCGCTCCCCCACATCGAGATGACGCTCGAGTCGCTTCGCAACCGGGGCGTGGATGCGCGGATGATCGACGAGCGCACGTGGGGCGTCGAGCCGGGCCCGATCTCGGGCATCGACATGACGATCGAGCCCGATCTCTCGAATGCCGCGCCGTTTATGCTCGCGACCGTCGTCGCGGGTGGTGAGGTGCGCATCCCGAACTGGCCCGACGAGACGACTCAGGTGGGCGACCTCCTGCGCGAGATTCTGCCGAAGTTTGGCGCCCAGGTGTCGGTGGCTGCGGATGGGCTGCTCACCTGCCGGGTCGAGCGCGGCATCATCCAGGGCGGCTCGTTCGAGGGCTTCACGATGGACTTCGCGGATGCGGGCGGGGAGCTCGTGCCAAACATCGCAGCGGTGTGCGCGTTCGCGTCTTCGGAGAGCCGGCTTACGGGCATCGGCCACCTACGCGGGCACGAGACCGACCGGGTCAAGGCGCTCGCGACCGAGCTCACGGCCGTCGGCTCCGACGTCGACGAGCTCGACGAGGCGTTGGTGATTCGCCCCGCACAGTTGCACGGCGCCGAATGGAAGTGTTACGCGGACCACCGCATGGCCACCTCCGGCGCGCTCGTCGGCCTCGCGGTCGAGGGCATCGCGCTCGACGACGTGCAGAGCACCTCGAAGACGCTGCCGCAATTCGTCGAGCTGTGGGAGGGGATGCTCGCGGGCGACACCTCCGCGCCGGTCGAGGTCGATGCGCCCACGAATGGGTTCCTCACGACCGAGCTCTAG
- the rsgA gene encoding ribosome small subunit-dependent GTPase A yields the protein MSWERTDAYDQYGRWSEDDVRVRANRKGSRPRTKQRPDHEDAIDGFVLTVDRGRYTCLVEEGHKKRERTVIATTAREMGRKSVVVGDRVSLVGDVSGEPGTLARIVRVAERSTLLRRSADDSDRVERIIVANADQLCVVVAAAQPEPRPRLIDRYLVAAYDAGISPIVMITKTDLASPKPIRELVASLEVPVFESALGSDPDPEFRAMLTDHITVMVGHSGVGKSTLVNELVPKAGRATGHVNVVTGRGRHTSSSSVALRVEDASGADGWIIDTPGVRSFGLGHIDSDAVFMAFPGIAEIVAECPRGCTHRADAPDCELDEAVADGRLDAVGAARVPSLRRLLGSMDPDDAAPGAQQDAEQPPE from the coding sequence ATGAGCTGGGAACGCACGGACGCGTACGACCAATACGGCCGGTGGTCGGAAGACGATGTGCGCGTGCGCGCGAACCGGAAGGGATCGCGCCCGCGCACGAAGCAACGTCCCGACCACGAGGATGCGATCGACGGGTTCGTCCTGACGGTCGACCGTGGCCGCTACACCTGCCTCGTTGAGGAGGGCCACAAGAAGCGTGAGCGCACGGTGATTGCGACGACCGCGCGCGAGATGGGGCGGAAATCGGTCGTCGTGGGCGACCGCGTGTCGCTCGTCGGGGATGTGTCGGGCGAGCCCGGAACGCTTGCGCGCATCGTGCGCGTTGCCGAGCGCTCGACACTCCTGCGCCGCTCCGCCGACGACTCGGATCGCGTCGAGCGCATCATCGTCGCGAACGCGGACCAGCTCTGTGTAGTAGTCGCCGCGGCGCAGCCCGAGCCGCGGCCGCGGTTGATCGACCGCTATCTTGTCGCCGCCTACGACGCCGGGATCTCGCCGATCGTGATGATCACGAAGACTGACCTCGCCTCCCCCAAGCCCATTCGCGAGCTCGTCGCATCCCTCGAGGTGCCCGTGTTCGAGTCGGCCCTTGGTTCGGACCCCGACCCTGAGTTCCGCGCGATGCTGACCGATCACATCACCGTGATGGTCGGGCACTCGGGCGTCGGCAAGTCGACGCTCGTGAACGAGCTCGTGCCGAAGGCGGGGCGCGCGACTGGTCACGTCAACGTCGTCACCGGTCGTGGGCGGCATACGTCTTCTTCGTCGGTCGCGCTGCGGGTCGAGGATGCGTCGGGTGCCGATGGCTGGATCATCGACACTCCCGGCGTACGCTCGTTCGGCCTCGGCCACATCGACTCGGATGCGGTGTTCATGGCGTTCCCCGGCATCGCCGAGATTGTCGCGGAGTGCCCGCGCGGCTGCACGCACCGCGCCGATGCGCCCGACTGCGAGCTCGACGAGGCTGTGGCGGACGGCCGACTGGATGCGGTGGGCGCTGCCCGTGTCCCCTCGCTTCGGCGCCTGCTCGGGTCCATGGACCCGGACGACGCGGCGCCGGGTGCGCAGCAGGACGCCGAGCAGCCGCCCGAGTAG
- a CDS encoding ABC transporter substrate-binding protein, translating into MTIRKRLTAVLPLLAAAGLALTACTNPTSAADSDTSETGGVDLSSANVESRTHIDPVAEAVDALEASGFEPINEGQLTVAISPYVAPLSFAAEDDPNLVLGNEADIAQLVADGLGLELNVEAVAWADWPLGVQSGKYDVVISNVTVTEERKDLFDFATYREDVLGFAVKAGSPIESITEAKDVAGLKIVVGSGTNQEAILQKWDEENVAAGLDPVEFVYYDDNAAAQLALSSGRVDALLSPNAVLAFAAAQTGETEVVGTLNGGWPDTANIGVTTAKGNGLIEPVQLVLQSAIEDGAYGEVIDRWSLQDEAIDESLLNPPGLPRP; encoded by the coding sequence ATGACTATTCGTAAGCGACTCACCGCGGTGCTGCCGCTCCTCGCCGCGGCCGGACTCGCGCTCACGGCGTGCACCAACCCGACCTCGGCGGCGGATTCCGACACGAGCGAGACCGGAGGTGTCGACCTCAGCTCGGCCAATGTCGAGTCGCGCACCCACATCGACCCGGTCGCCGAGGCGGTGGATGCGCTCGAGGCGAGCGGCTTCGAGCCGATCAACGAAGGCCAGCTCACCGTCGCGATCAGCCCGTACGTGGCGCCGCTGTCGTTCGCCGCCGAGGACGACCCGAACCTCGTGCTCGGCAACGAGGCGGACATCGCCCAGCTCGTCGCCGACGGTCTCGGGCTCGAGCTGAACGTTGAGGCGGTGGCCTGGGCTGACTGGCCGCTCGGCGTGCAGTCGGGCAAGTACGACGTCGTGATCTCGAACGTGACCGTCACCGAGGAGCGCAAGGACCTCTTCGACTTCGCGACCTATCGCGAGGATGTGCTTGGTTTCGCCGTGAAGGCGGGCAGCCCGATCGAGTCGATCACCGAGGCGAAGGATGTCGCAGGGCTGAAGATCGTCGTCGGCTCCGGCACGAACCAGGAGGCGATCCTGCAGAAGTGGGATGAGGAGAACGTCGCCGCGGGCCTCGATCCCGTCGAGTTCGTCTACTACGACGACAACGCGGCCGCGCAGCTCGCGCTGAGCTCGGGCCGGGTGGATGCACTGCTCTCGCCCAACGCGGTGCTCGCGTTCGCTGCGGCGCAGACCGGTGAGACCGAGGTCGTCGGCACGCTGAACGGCGGTTGGCCCGACACCGCGAACATCGGCGTGACGACCGCGAAGGGCAACGGCCTGATTGAGCCGGTGCAGCTCGTGCTGCAGTCGGCGATCGAGGACGGCGCGTACGGCGAGGTCATCGACCGCTGGTCGCTGCAGGATGAGGCGATCGACGAGTCGCTGCTCAACCCACCGGGGCTGCCGCGCCCGTAG
- a CDS encoding amino acid ABC transporter ATP-binding protein: MTTTASHTSTRTQTSAGTQPNLRTNPRGRVEIREVHKSYGDVEVLHGIDLTVEPGEVVALLGPSGSGKSTLLRTINHLETINSGEITIDGEFIGYAERGDALLELPEREILNRRLRIGMVFQQFNLFPHLTALENVTIPVTSRKLSSKSDAWARGLELLERVGLGHLADRYPRQLSGGQQQRVAIARALMLDPDVMLFDEPTSALDPELVGEVLQVIRKLAEQGRTLVVVTHEISFAREVADRVVFMSEGRIVEQGTPDVVLGNPREERTREFLRRYL, translated from the coding sequence ATGACCACCACCGCCAGCCACACCAGCACGAGAACCCAGACCAGCGCCGGCACGCAGCCCAACCTGCGCACCAACCCCCGCGGCCGGGTCGAGATCCGCGAGGTGCACAAGTCCTACGGCGACGTCGAGGTGCTGCATGGCATTGACCTCACCGTCGAGCCGGGCGAGGTGGTCGCGCTGCTCGGACCCTCGGGATCCGGCAAGTCGACGCTCCTGCGCACGATCAACCACCTCGAGACAATCAACTCCGGGGAAATCACGATCGACGGCGAGTTCATCGGCTACGCCGAGCGCGGGGATGCGCTGCTCGAGCTACCCGAGCGCGAGATCCTTAACCGTCGCCTGCGCATCGGAATGGTCTTCCAACAGTTCAACCTGTTCCCGCACCTCACCGCGCTCGAGAACGTGACGATTCCGGTCACGTCCCGAAAGCTTTCGAGCAAGTCGGATGCGTGGGCTCGCGGCCTCGAGCTCCTCGAGCGTGTGGGCCTTGGTCACCTCGCGGATCGGTATCCGCGCCAACTCTCGGGAGGTCAGCAGCAGCGGGTTGCAATCGCCCGCGCGCTCATGCTCGACCCGGACGTAATGCTCTTCGACGAACCGACCTCCGCGCTCGACCCCGAGCTCGTGGGAGAGGTGCTGCAGGTCATCCGGAAACTCGCCGAGCAGGGCCGCACCCTCGTCGTCGTCACGCACGAGATCTCGTTCGCGCGTGAGGTCGCCGACCGCGTCGTCTTTATGTCGGAGGGCCGCATCGTCGAGCAGGGCACCCCGGATGTGGTGCTCGGCAATCCCCGCGAGGAACGCACCCGCGAGTTCCTGCGGCGCTATCTCTAA